From a single Hymenobacter sp. YIM 151500-1 genomic region:
- a CDS encoding DUF4240 domain-containing protein, whose protein sequence is MEKKEFWHFIESAAREAQNNQQLQEAALIKSLQTLEPEQIISFECVLREYLIEADHFNILAAQKIIDGYVSDDSYLYFRCWLIGQGEAVFTTALLNPDTLASVVDDPYQGFEELLYVATTAFEKRTGKTEEDDSFPRNIAHARGLDYDFGSETKGDDWTESQLPKMLPKLWKKFGVA, encoded by the coding sequence ATGGAAAAGAAGGAATTCTGGCACTTCATTGAATCGGCTGCTAGAGAAGCCCAGAACAACCAGCAGCTGCAGGAAGCCGCTTTGATTAAAAGCCTGCAGACGCTGGAGCCTGAGCAGATAATATCATTCGAATGCGTGTTGCGCGAGTACCTGATAGAAGCCGACCATTTCAATATTCTAGCCGCACAGAAGATAATCGACGGCTACGTGTCGGATGACTCCTACCTGTACTTTCGCTGCTGGCTGATTGGGCAAGGCGAAGCAGTTTTCACCACTGCACTTCTCAACCCTGACACCTTGGCTAGTGTCGTGGATGATCCTTATCAAGGTTTTGAAGAGCTGCTATACGTGGCTACCACTGCCTTCGAGAAGCGAACGGGCAAAACCGAGGAAGATGACTCTTTTCCTAGAAACATTGCTCATGCCCGAGGCCTAGACTACGATTTCGGGTCCGAGACGAAAGGTGATGACTGGACCGAAAGCCAGCTTCCGAAAATGCTGCCCAAGCTGTGGAAGAAATTCGGAGTAGCCTAG
- a CDS encoding nicotinate phosphoribosyltransferase: MNPAPLSGLYAPSLSLVTDLYQLTMAYGYWKKGMQDQEAVFHLYFRRPPFNGGFAVCAGLAYAADWLENLRFSDDDLAYLRELRGAKGTPLFEAGFIDYLRELRFTCDVDAIAEGTVVFSNEPLIRVQGPLLQAQLVETALLTLVNFQTLVATKAARIREAAGSDTVLEFGLRRAQGFDGGLSASRAAYLGGVDATSNVLAGQRFGIPIKGTHAHSWVMAFEEEEAAFQAYADAFPDDSTFLVDTYDTLEGVRRAISVARRLRERGHELGGIRLDSGDLAYLSREARALLDEAGFPKVRIVASNDLEENLIVSLKQQGAKIDTWGIGTQLITAYDQPALGGVYKMAALRKPDNSGWDYTIKLSEQLVKTSIPGILQVRRYETDRGQARADMLYNTAEPLPDQLTIVDPLDPTRRRPIRSTQFRELLEPVFRQGRRVQKLPTLQESRARAHREVLSLDPSIRRFLNPHAYPVGLEQTLHEYRMQLILEKRAVRPA; encoded by the coding sequence ATGAACCCAGCTCCACTATCCGGCCTTTACGCTCCCTCGCTCAGCCTCGTCACCGACCTCTACCAGCTTACCATGGCCTACGGCTACTGGAAGAAGGGCATGCAAGACCAGGAGGCGGTGTTTCACCTGTACTTCCGGCGCCCGCCCTTCAACGGAGGCTTTGCCGTGTGCGCCGGCCTGGCCTATGCTGCCGACTGGCTCGAAAACCTGCGCTTCTCGGACGACGACCTCGCCTATCTGCGCGAGCTGCGCGGAGCCAAGGGCACGCCCCTGTTTGAGGCCGGCTTTATCGACTACCTGCGCGAGCTGCGCTTCACCTGCGACGTCGACGCCATTGCCGAAGGCACGGTGGTGTTCAGCAACGAGCCCCTGATTCGGGTGCAGGGGCCGCTGCTTCAGGCGCAGCTCGTGGAAACGGCCCTGCTTACGCTGGTCAACTTCCAGACGCTGGTAGCCACCAAGGCCGCTCGCATCCGTGAGGCCGCCGGCTCCGATACCGTGCTGGAGTTTGGCCTGCGTCGCGCCCAGGGGTTTGATGGAGGCCTGAGCGCCAGCCGGGCTGCTTACCTGGGCGGCGTCGATGCCACGAGCAACGTGCTGGCCGGGCAGCGGTTCGGCATTCCCATTAAGGGCACCCACGCCCATAGTTGGGTTATGGCCTTCGAGGAAGAAGAAGCCGCCTTCCAGGCCTACGCCGACGCTTTCCCCGACGACTCCACTTTCCTTGTGGATACCTATGACACGCTGGAGGGCGTGCGCCGCGCCATCAGCGTGGCCCGGCGCCTGCGGGAGCGGGGCCACGAGCTGGGCGGCATCCGCCTCGACTCCGGCGACCTAGCCTACCTCAGCCGCGAGGCCCGCGCCCTGCTGGACGAGGCTGGCTTCCCCAAGGTGCGCATCGTGGCCAGCAACGACCTGGAAGAAAACCTCATCGTCAGCCTTAAGCAGCAAGGCGCCAAAATCGACACCTGGGGCATCGGCACCCAGCTCATCACCGCCTACGACCAGCCGGCCCTGGGCGGGGTGTACAAGATGGCCGCTCTGCGCAAGCCTGACAATTCGGGCTGGGACTACACCATCAAGCTCTCCGAGCAGCTCGTCAAAACCAGTATTCCCGGCATTCTGCAAGTGCGCCGCTACGAAACCGACCGGGGCCAGGCCCGCGCCGACATGCTCTACAACACGGCCGAGCCCCTGCCCGACCAGCTCACCATCGTGGACCCACTGGACCCCACCCGCCGCCGCCCCATCCGCTCCACCCAGTTTCGGGAGCTGCTGGAGCCGGTGTTCCGGCAGGGCCGCCGGGTGCAGAAGCTGCCTACCCTCCAGGAAAGCCGCGCCCGCGCCCACCGCGAAGTCCTCAGCCTCGACCCCAGCATCCGCCGCTTCCTTAACCCCCACGCGTACCCCGTGGGCCTAGAGCAAACCCTGCACGAGTACCGGATGCAGCTGATTCTGGAGAAGCGGGCGGTGCGGCCCGCGTAG
- a CDS encoding STAS domain-containing protein: protein MEVYREILPNSYLLILSDSSTSAGSTSATEVPLLHALHRASRSGKASIWIDCSHLQQLPLASLRVLLRFYRRLQQRRVSLVLCHLEGAARQQLAKLPGSLCPPVVPSLLDAESYCRTQQAPPSLATASRKPLAAPGT, encoded by the coding sequence ATGGAAGTGTATCGTGAGATTTTGCCCAACAGCTATTTGTTGATTTTATCGGATAGCAGTACCTCGGCTGGTAGCACATCGGCTACGGAGGTGCCGCTGCTGCATGCTCTGCATCGGGCCAGCCGTAGCGGCAAAGCCAGCATCTGGATTGATTGTAGTCATTTGCAACAACTGCCACTGGCCTCGTTGCGGGTGTTGCTGCGCTTTTACCGGCGGCTCCAGCAGCGCAGGGTGTCGCTGGTGCTGTGCCATTTGGAAGGAGCCGCCCGGCAGCAGCTCGCCAAGCTGCCCGGTAGCCTGTGCCCGCCGGTAGTGCCCTCCCTGCTGGATGCCGAAAGCTACTGCCGCACCCAGCAGGCACCGCCTTCCCTAGCCACTGCCTCCCGCAAACCCCTGGCCGCGCCGGGAACCTAG
- a CDS encoding response regulator: MIKVLLADDHTILRDGIRVLLSREPAITVVGEASNGQMLLEMLATTSADVVLMDVNMPVLDGFATMPLLREQFPQVRVLVLSMLNHDHYVSRMLQAGALGYVLKSADHTEIIHAIRTVAAGRPFLCTEIGLDVLNRLVQRPAPEAASPEDPATVAVAVGTRKPTDLSSRELEVLKLIAEGLTNAEIADKLFTSKRTIETHRQNIIEKTQAKNTAALIRYAMAQGLIE, translated from the coding sequence ATGATCAAAGTACTGCTCGCCGACGACCACACCATCCTGCGGGATGGGATTCGGGTCTTGCTTTCGCGAGAACCTGCTATTACGGTGGTGGGCGAGGCTAGCAACGGTCAGATGCTGCTGGAGATGCTGGCTACCACTTCCGCCGATGTGGTGCTCATGGACGTGAACATGCCAGTGCTGGACGGATTTGCCACGATGCCGTTGCTGCGGGAGCAGTTTCCGCAGGTGCGGGTACTGGTGCTGTCCATGCTCAACCACGACCATTACGTGTCGCGGATGTTGCAGGCGGGGGCACTTGGCTACGTGCTCAAAAGCGCCGACCACACCGAGATTATCCACGCCATCCGGACGGTGGCGGCCGGCCGCCCGTTTCTTTGCACCGAAATTGGACTAGACGTGCTCAACCGCCTCGTGCAACGGCCTGCTCCCGAAGCGGCCAGCCCGGAGGACCCGGCAACAGTAGCCGTGGCCGTTGGCACCCGCAAGCCCACCGACTTGTCGAGCCGGGAGCTGGAAGTGCTGAAGCTGATTGCCGAGGGCCTCACCAACGCCGAAATAGCCGACAAGCTGTTTACCAGCAAGCGCACCATCGAAACCCACCGCCAGAACATTATCGAGAAAACCCAGGCCAAAAACACCGCCGCCCTCATCCGCTACGCCATGGCCCAGGGGCTGATTGAGTAG
- a CDS encoding DUF2652 domain-containing protein, translating into MGLLDEMRAARRAAGMSRTSSLQAEADGQLPVLLLVPDISGFTRFIEESGSPRAPFLVADLLEILIEANILDLRVNEIQGDAVLFYRLGPPPTARELVRQCRRIYLDFQNYLRLVERDTGSELAAALHELALTLKIVVHYGRVSVAQIREHTKLMGRDVIVVHRLLKNNVTGSEYILLSEDYAATQPAAELAQAFAWTRLLPGSAYYEHLGEIAYRYAHLSPLRLLLNAPEATTDDDVPGRGCALKVRRALRVPAPYALRVLANFRLRPRWMEGASAVHYDVTKAGRLGTSYKVDIFGGQIDFQAVQQFGDEDGRLEYVEKISHFRLFPNALLFYVLEPISTQACLLTLEFRYGHVASAHRLIRRGQLRRLHRFLARSLRQLAELVEKK; encoded by the coding sequence ATGGGCTTGCTGGATGAGATGCGCGCTGCCCGCCGGGCCGCCGGCATGAGCCGTACCAGCAGCCTTCAGGCCGAGGCCGATGGCCAGCTGCCCGTGCTGCTCCTGGTGCCCGATATCAGCGGCTTTACTCGGTTTATTGAGGAGTCGGGAAGCCCGCGCGCCCCGTTTCTGGTGGCCGATTTGCTGGAGATTCTGATTGAGGCCAACATCCTGGATTTGCGCGTAAACGAGATTCAGGGCGACGCCGTGCTGTTTTACCGCTTGGGGCCGCCACCCACGGCGCGGGAGCTGGTGCGCCAGTGTCGCCGCATCTACCTCGATTTTCAGAACTATCTGCGTCTGGTGGAGCGCGACACCGGCTCGGAGCTGGCCGCGGCCCTGCACGAGCTGGCCCTGACGCTGAAAATCGTGGTGCACTACGGCCGCGTGAGCGTGGCCCAGATTCGGGAACACACCAAGCTAATGGGCCGCGACGTGATTGTGGTGCATCGCCTGCTCAAGAACAACGTAACCGGCTCGGAGTACATTCTGCTGTCGGAAGACTACGCGGCCACCCAGCCGGCGGCCGAGCTGGCCCAGGCCTTTGCCTGGACGCGCCTGCTGCCCGGCTCGGCCTACTACGAGCACCTGGGCGAAATAGCCTACCGCTACGCCCACCTCTCGCCGCTGCGCCTGCTGCTCAACGCCCCCGAAGCCACCACCGACGACGACGTGCCGGGCCGGGGCTGCGCCCTGAAGGTGCGCCGGGCCCTGCGCGTGCCCGCCCCGTACGCCCTGCGGGTACTCGCCAACTTCCGCCTGCGCCCCCGCTGGATGGAAGGCGCCTCAGCCGTGCACTACGACGTAACCAAAGCCGGCCGCCTGGGCACCAGCTACAAAGTCGACATCTTTGGCGGCCAGATTGATTTTCAGGCCGTGCAGCAGTTTGGGGATGAGGATGGGCGCCTGGAGTACGTGGAGAAGATTTCGCACTTCCGCCTGTTTCCTAACGCCTTGCTGTTCTACGTGCTGGAGCCCATCAGCACCCAGGCCTGCCTGCTGACTCTGGAGTTTCGCTACGGCCACGTGGCCAGCGCCCACCGCCTCATCCGCCGCGGCCAGCTCCGCCGCCTCCACCGCTTCCTGGCTCGCTCCCTGCGCCAGCTGGCCGAGTTGGTGGAGAAGAAGTGA
- a CDS encoding Pycsar system effector family protein has protein sequence MENITLQPAKAEIIKQAKAYITALFEEKLPRQLVYHSPKHTATVVKEAKALGEAAGLPEADQEALVLAAWFHDAGYTEAYAGHEYRSMELAATWLRQQGYPEERIRLVQDLIRATCHTEKPETDLQRLLRDADMSHMGREDFFANAELLRTEWEVMLGKTFSNEEWAEMQLDFLTSIKFYSEAGKARYKEQFKENIKAQRELLKKAEKKKKKKQEEEAGNFAEGKRGVETMFRATYDNHNTLSQMADSKANMMISLNSVILSVLITYFGAKTSTLGASTFTRNPILAVPMALLVATALGSVVTAILSAQPDVTSFKWLKKSPQVATNRRVNLLFFGNFTKLSLDAFQEGMGELMANKDLLYNNMITDIYYLGDVLAKKYRLLRISYTIFMVGLILVAFSFAIVLLYKS, from the coding sequence ATGGAGAACATCACGCTTCAACCGGCCAAGGCCGAAATTATCAAGCAGGCCAAAGCCTACATCACGGCTCTTTTCGAGGAAAAACTACCCCGGCAGCTGGTGTACCACTCGCCCAAGCACACGGCCACGGTGGTGAAAGAGGCCAAGGCCCTGGGCGAGGCCGCCGGCCTGCCTGAGGCCGACCAGGAGGCGCTGGTGCTGGCCGCCTGGTTTCACGACGCCGGCTACACCGAAGCTTACGCCGGCCACGAGTACCGCAGCATGGAGCTGGCCGCTACCTGGCTGCGTCAGCAGGGCTACCCGGAGGAGCGTATCCGGCTGGTGCAGGACCTGATTCGGGCCACCTGCCACACCGAGAAGCCGGAAACCGACCTGCAACGCCTGCTGCGCGACGCCGACATGAGCCACATGGGCCGGGAGGATTTCTTTGCCAATGCCGAGCTGCTGCGCACCGAGTGGGAAGTAATGCTGGGCAAGACTTTCTCCAACGAGGAGTGGGCTGAAATGCAGCTGGACTTTCTCACGTCCATCAAGTTCTACTCGGAGGCCGGCAAGGCGCGGTACAAGGAGCAGTTCAAGGAGAACATCAAGGCCCAACGGGAGCTGCTGAAGAAGGCCGAGAAAAAGAAGAAAAAGAAGCAGGAGGAAGAAGCCGGCAACTTTGCCGAGGGCAAGCGCGGGGTGGAAACCATGTTTCGGGCCACCTACGACAACCACAACACCCTCTCGCAGATGGCCGACAGCAAGGCCAACATGATGATCAGTCTGAACTCGGTTATCCTGTCGGTGCTGATTACCTACTTCGGCGCCAAAACCTCCACGCTGGGCGCCAGCACGTTTACCCGCAACCCCATCCTGGCGGTGCCTATGGCCCTGCTGGTGGCCACGGCCCTGGGCTCGGTGGTAACGGCCATCCTCTCGGCCCAGCCCGACGTGACCAGCTTTAAATGGCTCAAGAAGAGCCCCCAGGTAGCCACCAACCGCCGCGTAAACCTGCTGTTCTTCGGCAACTTCACCAAGCTCAGCCTCGACGCCTTTCAGGAAGGCATGGGCGAGCTGATGGCCAACAAAGACCTGCTCTACAACAACATGATTACCGACATCTACTATCTCGGTGACGTGCTGGCCAAAAAGTACCGCCTGCTCCGCATCAGCTACACCATCTTCATGGTCGGCCTGATTCTGGTGGCGTTTTCGTTTGCTATTGTGCTGCTGTACAAGTCGTGA
- a CDS encoding metallophosphoesterase yields MRNHFVSCCLLLALAGGALPGALAQQKTQTPHPERPNYRNGGENWTQRPAPDSSRIRYSIFLIGDVGKPEFEAKGGEPSLNYLRKQILAAGAKSATVYLGDNIYEYGMPEQGAADRKESERRIVDQLKVLRNYAGEKYMIPGNHDWKQGRRGAVEQVNRQQRFVEDYLTSDSAAFAYTGDFFIPRDACPGPFEVRLQDDVLLIGVNSQWFLQTTGERPYGANSGCGVANETDFFVQLEDIIQRNKDKNIMVVGHHPLFSDGIHGGYFTLADHIFPLSIVFKYAFVPLPVIGSIYPFARKYGGVSQDIPHPLYQAYKKGMMEIFNKYPNVIYAAGHEHNLQYFKSGATHFIVSGSGCKTQHVKPGNGGEATFSDKEKGFARVNYYDNGEVWTEYYVPEGTGQTGRLVFRTPLYAKETQPVVQLEQTQQVRRPGFGDSTITVAPNLRYAKRGGLHRAVFGQHYRQEWATPVKFPVLDLATEKGGLTPYRIGGGKQTASLKVRNEAGRNYTLRSLNKDPSAVLPESLREGAAADILQDQISAQHPYSAIAIPPLATAAGILHTNPELRYVPQDPLLGQYLERFGNTPATLEEDAKDDQSDVASLGNAKNLVGTDRVFERITEDNDNRVNEKAFARTRLFDMWIGDWDRHEDQWRWAEKKDKDGDRKFTAVPEDRDVAFFKGDGLLPYLASRKWAIRNFQNFGDDYADWKGLNLTALANDRVYLASVTQEQWVQQAQELKASLTDEVIEKAFRERWPKEIYDLHGPEIVAKLKKRRDLLPELAADYYTLLSEVTEVKGSKKREKFTVERLPEGKTRVTVQKINKEGQLTKTLFDRTFDNKTTKEIRLYGFEGQDRYEVKGEAKRGSLVRIIAGTDRDSIVDRSNVTGLSRRLHVYDADTGNVIVPGRDTRLRTEPGIDVSRYDVHNRSDRKDYTLNYLGPTLYFGYNVDDRLFFGGGLVYRTYGFRKAPYATEQSLAANYSPSQRAYNVRYLGHFVDVFGKTDLRITGQLYGPQLLYNFFGLGNDTRNVLADNEGARARDINQTYRIRFSRLYVAPMLERDLFSFLKLGFGPQYDQVRIERNPIGREIAQGLDASNNGVSGAAVGIRASDFGLNRYVGARAYLDLDASSSPKNPRIGLRWYNSAEYNRQLNDEKLSYGRLASEVRFYLTPNFPFQLTWAGRLGANRNLGDYRFFQANTLGGTTNLRGYRRTRFAGRSSVYANGEVRIQLFTFNAYLVPGKFGVLGLADAARVYSSHDTRTGLRAFHTAVGGGVWVDILKQAVINATYSVGEENLVFVGFDFLF; encoded by the coding sequence ATGCGAAATCATTTCGTATCCTGCTGCCTGCTGCTGGCTTTGGCCGGCGGTGCCCTACCGGGGGCCCTGGCGCAGCAGAAGACGCAAACTCCCCATCCTGAACGCCCCAACTACCGCAACGGCGGCGAAAACTGGACCCAGCGCCCCGCGCCCGACAGCTCCCGCATCCGCTACTCCATCTTTCTAATCGGCGACGTCGGCAAGCCGGAGTTCGAAGCCAAAGGCGGGGAGCCTTCCCTGAACTACCTGCGCAAGCAAATCCTGGCTGCCGGCGCCAAGAGTGCCACCGTGTATCTCGGCGACAATATCTACGAGTACGGCATGCCTGAGCAGGGCGCCGCCGACCGGAAAGAATCGGAGCGCCGCATTGTGGACCAGCTCAAGGTGCTGCGCAACTACGCCGGCGAGAAGTACATGATTCCCGGCAACCACGACTGGAAGCAGGGCCGGCGCGGTGCCGTGGAGCAGGTAAACCGCCAGCAGCGCTTCGTGGAGGACTACCTGACCAGCGACTCGGCGGCCTTTGCCTACACCGGCGACTTCTTCATCCCGCGCGACGCCTGCCCCGGCCCGTTTGAGGTGCGCCTGCAGGATGATGTGCTGCTGATTGGGGTGAACTCGCAGTGGTTTCTGCAAACCACCGGCGAGCGGCCCTATGGCGCCAACAGCGGCTGCGGCGTAGCCAACGAAACCGACTTCTTTGTACAGCTCGAAGACATTATTCAGCGCAACAAAGACAAGAACATCATGGTGGTGGGCCACCACCCGCTGTTTTCCGACGGCATCCACGGCGGCTACTTCACCCTGGCCGACCACATCTTTCCGCTGTCCATCGTGTTCAAGTACGCCTTCGTGCCGCTGCCGGTCATTGGGTCCATCTACCCGTTTGCCCGCAAGTACGGCGGGGTCAGCCAGGATATTCCGCACCCCCTGTACCAGGCCTACAAGAAGGGGATGATGGAAATCTTCAATAAGTACCCCAACGTCATCTACGCCGCTGGGCACGAGCACAACCTGCAATATTTTAAGTCGGGTGCTACCCACTTCATCGTGAGCGGCTCGGGCTGCAAAACCCAGCACGTGAAGCCCGGCAACGGCGGCGAAGCCACTTTCTCGGACAAGGAGAAGGGCTTTGCCCGCGTGAACTACTACGACAACGGCGAGGTCTGGACCGAGTATTACGTGCCCGAAGGTACCGGCCAAACCGGCCGCCTCGTGTTCCGCACGCCCCTGTACGCCAAGGAAACCCAGCCGGTCGTTCAGCTGGAGCAAACCCAGCAGGTGCGCCGGCCTGGTTTCGGCGACAGCACCATCACCGTGGCACCCAACCTGCGCTACGCCAAGCGCGGCGGCTTGCACCGCGCCGTGTTCGGGCAGCACTACCGCCAGGAGTGGGCCACGCCGGTGAAGTTCCCGGTGCTGGACCTGGCCACCGAGAAGGGCGGCCTCACACCCTACCGCATCGGGGGCGGCAAGCAGACGGCTTCCCTGAAAGTGCGCAACGAAGCGGGCCGCAACTACACCCTGCGCAGCCTCAACAAGGACCCCTCGGCGGTGCTGCCCGAATCCCTGCGCGAAGGCGCCGCCGCCGACATCTTGCAGGACCAGATTTCGGCTCAGCACCCGTACTCGGCCATTGCCATTCCGCCCCTGGCTACCGCGGCCGGCATTCTGCACACCAACCCCGAGCTGCGCTACGTGCCCCAGGACCCGTTGCTGGGTCAGTACCTGGAGCGGTTCGGCAACACGCCCGCCACGCTGGAGGAAGACGCCAAGGACGACCAGAGCGACGTAGCCTCCCTGGGCAACGCCAAGAACCTGGTGGGCACCGACCGGGTGTTTGAGCGCATCACCGAGGACAACGACAACCGCGTTAACGAAAAAGCCTTTGCCCGCACCCGCCTGTTCGATATGTGGATTGGCGACTGGGACCGGCACGAAGACCAGTGGCGCTGGGCCGAGAAGAAGGACAAGGACGGCGACCGGAAATTCACGGCCGTGCCCGAAGACCGTGACGTGGCTTTCTTTAAGGGCGACGGACTGCTGCCTTACCTGGCTTCGCGCAAGTGGGCCATTCGCAACTTCCAGAACTTCGGCGACGACTACGCCGACTGGAAAGGCCTCAACCTGACGGCCCTGGCCAACGACCGGGTGTACCTGGCTTCCGTAACGCAGGAACAGTGGGTGCAGCAGGCTCAGGAGCTGAAAGCCAGCCTGACCGACGAGGTAATTGAAAAAGCTTTCCGGGAGCGGTGGCCCAAGGAGATTTACGACCTGCACGGCCCCGAAATCGTGGCTAAGCTCAAGAAGCGCCGCGACTTGCTGCCCGAGCTGGCCGCCGACTACTACACCTTGCTCAGTGAGGTGACGGAGGTGAAAGGCTCCAAGAAACGCGAGAAGTTTACGGTGGAGCGCCTGCCCGAAGGCAAAACCCGTGTAACGGTGCAGAAAATCAACAAGGAAGGACAGCTGACGAAAACCCTGTTTGACCGCACCTTCGACAATAAAACAACCAAGGAAATCCGCCTCTACGGCTTCGAGGGGCAGGACCGCTACGAGGTAAAGGGTGAAGCCAAGCGCGGCTCGCTGGTGCGCATTATTGCCGGCACCGACCGGGACTCCATCGTGGACCGCTCCAACGTGACGGGCCTGAGCCGCCGCTTGCACGTGTACGACGCCGATACGGGCAACGTCATCGTGCCGGGCCGCGACACCCGCCTGCGCACCGAGCCCGGCATCGACGTGAGCCGCTACGACGTGCACAACCGCTCCGACCGGAAGGACTACACGCTCAACTACCTGGGCCCCACGCTCTACTTCGGCTACAACGTGGACGACCGGCTGTTTTTCGGGGGCGGGCTGGTGTACCGCACCTACGGCTTCCGCAAGGCGCCGTATGCCACCGAGCAGAGCCTGGCCGCCAACTACTCGCCTTCGCAGCGGGCCTACAACGTGCGCTACCTGGGCCATTTTGTGGATGTGTTTGGTAAAACCGACCTGCGCATAACCGGCCAGCTCTACGGGCCCCAGCTGCTCTACAACTTCTTCGGGCTGGGCAACGACACGCGCAACGTGCTGGCCGACAACGAGGGCGCCAGGGCACGCGACATCAACCAGACCTACCGCATCCGGTTCTCGCGCCTGTACGTAGCGCCTATGCTGGAGCGTGACCTGTTCAGCTTCCTCAAGCTGGGCTTCGGGCCCCAGTACGACCAGGTGCGGATTGAGCGCAACCCCATCGGGCGCGAAATTGCGCAAGGCCTCGACGCCAGCAACAACGGCGTGAGCGGGGCGGCCGTGGGCATTCGGGCTTCGGACTTTGGCCTGAACCGCTACGTGGGTGCCCGCGCCTACCTCGACCTTGATGCCAGCTCCTCGCCCAAAAACCCGCGTATCGGGTTGCGCTGGTATAACTCGGCGGAGTACAACCGCCAGCTCAACGATGAAAAGCTGAGCTACGGCCGCCTGGCGTCGGAGGTGCGGTTTTACCTCACCCCCAACTTCCCCTTCCAGCTTACCTGGGCCGGCCGCCTCGGCGCCAACCGCAACCTGGGCGACTACCGCTTCTTCCAGGCCAACACGCTGGGCGGCACTACCAACCTGCGTGGCTACCGCCGCACCCGCTTTGCGGGCCGCTCGTCGGTGTACGCCAACGGTGAGGTGCGCATTCAGCTCTTCACTTTCAACGCCTACCTGGTGCCCGGCAAGTTTGGGGTGCTGGGCCTGGCCGACGCCGCCCGCGTGTACTCCTCCCACGATACCCGCACCGGCCTGCGCGCCTTCCACACGGCCGTGGGCGGTGGCGTGTGGGTCGATATTCTCAAGCAAGCCGTTATCAACGCCACCTATTCCGTGGGCGAAGAAAACCTGGTGTTCGTCGGGTTCGATTTCTTATTTTAA
- a CDS encoding DUF6268 family outer membrane beta-barrel protein: MNFVSALLSRRRGTMAASVALLTTVAAHGQDLPARTPVYPPAAPLPSDTTATGQLASATKEFANPSVVGMGPSKGLIFHYERTGPFRVKSATQGDRPVFPSDSRNYQGRVSDNDRWVIKAYAPLWNRPHLKMVLGINYEREEFEFQNPPTNYSLYNELENRGLKTLGSQLVVLRPIDETRWILGRVKGELNGDYSSNELDLNDYLRMSYEFIYGWKRSPMFSWGVGVQIGYTFGRRSIYPAIVYNRTFDNRWGVESIFPARVTVRYNASPRSLLFAGYQVDGLSYQIRLRQSLAGSPDLRSVELRETEVKFRGRWEREIYDFLWFGLEGGYRYNHAFDAFDRRNGRSKVVDSKLAGAPYASLELFLVPPRRFLKKTAGQ, encoded by the coding sequence ATGAACTTCGTTTCCGCTCTACTAAGCCGACGCCGCGGCACAATGGCCGCTTCGGTAGCACTGCTGACGACTGTGGCGGCGCATGGCCAAGACCTGCCGGCCCGCACGCCGGTGTACCCGCCCGCGGCCCCGCTGCCCTCCGATACCACGGCTACTGGCCAGCTAGCCTCAGCCACCAAAGAGTTTGCCAACCCCTCTGTGGTGGGCATGGGCCCCAGCAAAGGCCTTATTTTTCACTATGAGCGTACCGGCCCTTTCCGGGTGAAGAGTGCCACTCAAGGCGACCGGCCCGTGTTTCCGTCCGATTCGCGCAACTACCAGGGCCGCGTGAGCGACAACGACCGGTGGGTGATTAAAGCCTACGCCCCGCTCTGGAACCGGCCCCACCTCAAGATGGTGCTGGGCATCAACTACGAGCGGGAGGAGTTTGAATTTCAGAACCCGCCTACCAACTACTCGCTCTACAACGAGCTGGAAAACCGGGGCCTGAAAACCCTGGGCTCCCAACTGGTGGTGCTGCGCCCCATCGACGAAACCCGCTGGATACTGGGCCGCGTGAAAGGGGAGCTGAACGGGGATTATTCGTCTAATGAGCTGGACCTGAACGACTACCTGCGCATGTCGTACGAGTTTATCTATGGCTGGAAGCGCAGCCCCATGTTTTCGTGGGGTGTGGGCGTGCAAATAGGGTACACGTTTGGGCGGCGCAGCATCTACCCGGCCATCGTCTACAACCGCACCTTTGACAACCGCTGGGGCGTGGAGTCCATTTTTCCGGCCCGCGTAACGGTACGCTACAATGCCTCGCCCCGCTCCCTGTTGTTTGCCGGCTACCAGGTCGATGGTCTCAGCTACCAGATCAGGTTGCGCCAGTCTTTGGCCGGCTCCCCCGACCTGCGAAGCGTAGAGCTGCGCGAAACCGAGGTGAAGTTCCGGGGCCGTTGGGAGCGGGAGATTTACGACTTCCTGTGGTTTGGCCTGGAAGGTGGCTACCGCTACAATCACGCGTTCGACGCCTTCGACCGCCGCAATGGCCGCAGCAAAGTGGTGGATAGCAAGCTGGCCGGCGCTCCTTACGCCAGCCTGGAACTATTTCTGGTGCCGCCCCGCCGCTTCCTGAAAAAAACAGCCGGACAGTAG